A segment of the Hallerella succinigenes genome:
CGTTTCCCTTGCCCGTTCCACGGATACCGGCTCTCGCAAGCCGCTCCCGATGGGCTGGTTCAACAAGGAAAATGCAGCAAAGCTTGTCCCGATTTCGGAAACCTCTTCCCGTTACTATCTGCGCTTTACGACGAAGGATTCCTTCGGCGTCCTCGCAAGCATCACGGGCATTTTCAGCCAGAACGAAATCTCGATCGAATCCATCATCCAAAAGGATGTGAAGGATCCGGGCAAGGTCAGCATTGTCGTCATTTCCGAATGCACAAAGGAAAGCAAGATGCTCACGGCACTCGAAGCGATAGACTCTCTCTCTTCTGTTTCAGAAAAGAGCCAGATGATCCGCTTCCTCAAGTAAGGCGTCACCCATGCTACGAGGAAATAAGCTCGAACTCCTCTTGCATTTGATCGGCGACTATTTGGCGGTGATGATTTGTTTTGTCATCGCCTTCTGGGTCCAATTCCATAGCGGTTGGATCTTGGATAAGTTCGATCCGTCCAAAATGATTTCGGAATATACCCGCGCAAGCTTTTTCCTGGGTGCGGGCTGGGTCTTTTTGTTTGCCGTGACGGGACTTTACCGTTCATGGCTTCTGCTCTCTCGAACACTCCAGGTTCTGCATGTGGCGCGTGCGGTTATTCTTGGGATTGTGGCGATTCTCCTTGGCCTTTTCGGCTCTGAATTTATCGGGCGTTTGGTCGCAGGTCAGCCGCTTCTCGGGGATTACGTTTACGGCTCGCGCTTCAAGTGGATTCTCCTTTACGGCGCTGGGGTCTTTTTCCTTGTCGCTTCTGTTCGTATGACGATTGCTGGATTTTTGCGCGCTCTGCTTCGCAAGGGCTATGGGGCAAACAACTTGCTCGTGCTCGGTGCGACGGAAGCGGGTAAAAAGATCGCTTTGGCTTTTGCCAAGTCTCCGGAACGTGGGCAGAAGGTCGTCGGATTTTTGGACGAACATTATCAGGTCATGGATCATGAATTCAATGGTTTCCCGGTTCTTGGAAAGTATTCCGACTTGGCGAACTTGGTGAAGAAGTACAAAGTCTCGGGCATCGTGATTTCGCACGACAGCTCCTCCTTGCAAGAAATCACCCGCGTACTCACTTGGGTTTGTGACCTGCCACTTCACATTTATGTGATTCCAGGACTTTACAACGTCATCAGCGGACATTACAAGACGAACCTCGTGCACGGCTTTGATCTGCAGGAACTTTTTGCGTTTAACATGCCGCGTTGGGAAGTCCGCGTGAAGCGCTTGATGGATGTGGTTGTCGCTGCAATCCTTTTGCTTTGCACGTTTCCGATTTCCTTGCTTGCTGCTCTTGCGATTAAGCTCGATTCAAAGGGCCCGATCTTTTATTCTCAAGAACGTGTGGGCCTTTATGGCAAACGTTTTATGGTGCATAAGTTCCGCACGATGCGGACGGATGCGGAAAAGAACGGTGCGCAGTGGGCGACGAAGAACGACCCGCGTATTACGCGTGTGGGGCACTTCCTTCGTAAGACCCGTATCGATGAACTGCCGCAGCTTTTGTGCGTGTTGCGTGGCGACATGAGCATGGTCGGTCCGCGTCCGGAACGTGCCGTGTTCATTGAAAAGTTGCGCGAACAGATTCCGTTCTACATTGGACGTTTGAAAATGAAACCGGGACTTACCGGTTGGGCTCAGGTGCGTCATCATTACGACACGAGCCTCGAAGATGTGCAGAAGAAACTCGAATACGACATGTACTACTATGAAAACATGTCTCTGCTTCTCGATTTCCAAATTTTATTCAGAACGATTTACGTGGTACTCACGGGGAAGGGGGCACAGTAGAGATGAGCGAAAAGAAGTCATTTCTGGAAGGAAAAAAGCCATCCCCTTTCTGGACTTGTTTGCAGGGGCCGGTGGAATTATTTCTAGCCCACAACTCTTAACTCGGAATAAAACTTATGTACGGTGATAATTCGAAACCTGTATTTCCGGTAGAAGACGCTTTGACCATGATTCGCCTCGCTCTCGCAGAAGATGTGCGCACGGGCGATGTAACGAGTGCATGGACAATTCCGGCGGATCAAAAGCAGCATGCGCGTTTGATTGCAAAAGAAGACGGTGTGTTGGCGGGTCTTCCGATTATTGAACTCGTGTTCAAAGAACTCAAGGCGAAAGCCAAGGTGACGCTCCACAAGCAAGATGGCGACGTGGTGAAGAAGGGCGATTTGATCGCTGAACTCGACGGCACGACTCATGAACTTTTGACCGGTGAACGCACCCTTTTGAACTTTATTCAGCAGCTTTCGGGCGTTGCCACGGTGGCGCATACCTTCCAGGAAGCTTTGAAGGGTGGAAAGACCAAGGTCCTCGATACCCGCAAGACCGTTCCGGGATTCCGTACTTTGCAGAAGTATGCCGTGCGCGTCGGCGGCGGTTCGAACCATCGTATGGGTCTTTTTGACATGGTCCTTGTCAAGGACAATCATATTGCCGCAGCCGGTGGCGTTCTCGAAGCCCTCGCCGTTGTCAAAAAGCACAATACCCAGAACCTGATGGTCGAAATGGAAGTGGAAAATTTCGACCAGCTCCGTGCACTTTTGAACAAGGGCGTGGACGTCATCATGCTCGACAACATGAGCAACGAAACGATGGCAGAAGCTTTAAGGATTATCAAGGAAAGCGGAGACAAGTGCCTTGTGGAAGGTTCGGGCAATATGACGCTTGAACGTGCGAAGGAAATTGCGACGCTTGGACTCGACTTCATTTCGGTAGGCGCTTTGACGCATAGCGTAAAGGCTCTCGATATTTCCATGAGAATTTAAGGCTCCATGAAGAACGCGAAGAAGAAGCCTTCGATCCGTAAAAAAGCACCTTATACCTTTGTCGTGGACGTGGGCAATACGCATACCGTCCTCGGTATTTACAAAGGCGAAAAAATTGAAGACCATTGGCGCCTGACGACTCGCAAGGAAACGACGAGCGATGAAGTTTTGAACCGTGTTGGCGGCCTGATTCGCTTTTCCAAAATCAAGCTGGAAGAAATCTCCTTTGTGGGACTTTCGACAGTGGTGCCGGTTTTGGAACGCCCTTGGGTAAAGGCCCTTCAAAAGCTTTTGAAGAAACCTGTCCAGGTGGTGAATTCGAACAACTGCCTTGATTGCCCGATTGCGTATTTGAATCCGGCTTCCTTGGGCGCGGATCGTCTTTGCAACATTATTTCGCTGCGTGATCGCGGCTATACCGATGCGATTGTCATCGATATGGGGACGGCGACGACATTTGACGTGATGAAGGATGGCGGTTTTGAAGGAGGCTTGATCATTCCGGGCATCAGCGCTAGCATGGATGTTTTGACGGAAAAGGCGGCTCGTTTGAAGCCGGTGAGTATTGAATGGGCTGATCGCATAGTGGCGAACAATACCGACGATGCGATTCGTGCGGGTCTTCTTTACGGCTTTATTGCGGAACTCGAATCCTTGGTGCAAAAAATCAAGAATGAACTCGGTAAAAAGAACGTTCCTGTTTTTGCCACGGGAGGCTGGGGCCGTATGGTTCTCGGTCACAGCGATGTGATTGATACGTATGATCCGTATTTGACAGTCAATGGGGTGCGCCTCGTTGCGATGTATGGAAATAAGGCCGTCGAAATCGATCGTGACGGCGATGAAGAGTAGCCTTTTATTTATATATATTCTTCAAAGACATTTCTGGAGTTTATATGCGTTGTTTAGTGACCGGCGGTGCTGGATTTTTAGGTTCGCATCTTTGTGAACGTTTGTTGGATGATGGTCATGAAGTGATCTGTCTCGACAATTACTTTACAGGCAGAATGAGCAATGTGGACCACTTGCGTGACAATCGCCGATTTGAACTTATTCGTCACGATGTGACCGAACCGATTCTGTTGGAAGTTGACCGCATTTTTAATTTGGCTTGCCCGGCAAGCCCGATCCATTACCAGTATAATCCGGTCAAGACGATTAAAACAAGCGTGATGGGCGCCATCAACATGCTCGGTATGGCAAAGCGCGTCCACGCTCGAATTCTCCAGGCTTCGACAAGTGAAGTCTACGGCGACCCGGATGTGCATCCGCAGACCGAAGATTACTGGGGAAATGTGAACCCCATCGGTATCCGCAGCTGCTATGATGAAGGCAAGCGCGTCGCAGAAACGCTCTTCATGGATTATCATCGTCAGAACCGTGTGGACATTCGCATCGTGCGAATCTTCAACACGTACGGTCCGCGCATGCTCGCCAATGACGGTCGCGTCGTCAGCAACTTTATCGTGCAGGCTTTGAAGGGTGAAGACATTACCATTTACGGTTCGGGCGAACAGACCCGCAGCTTCTGTTACGTTTCGGATCTGATCGAAGCGATCGTTCGAATGATGGATCAGAACGATGCGATTGGACCTGTGAATATTGGAAACCCGCATGAATTTACGATGCTCGAACTTGCCCAGAAGGTGATTGACCTGACGGGAAGCAAAAGCAAGATTGTTTACCTGAGCCTTCCAGGAGATGATCCGAAGAAGCGTAAACCGGATATTTCTCGTGCAAAGAAAGTGCTTTCGAATTGGGAACCGGTCGTGCAGCTGGAGGAAGGCTTAAGAAAGACGATTTCCTATTTCGAATGGACTTTGAAATAGTTTTTGTTGTATATTGTTGATTAGAAATTTCTTTTAACCGTTCGAGGGTATTATGAGTATGATTGCCGCTATTGCGCTGTTCATTGCCGCAATTGTCGCTTTGGTCCTGTTGGCTTTCGTTGCCAATTTCTTTAGTCTTTGGCTCCAGGCTTTGTTCTCTAGGGCAAGCGTGAGCATGTTCCAGTTGATAGGAATGCGCTTACGCAAGGTTCCGCCAAAGGTAATTGTGGAATCTCGCATTTTAAGCTGCAAGGCAGGCATGCCGGTCGATACGAACCTCCTCGAAGCTCATTATATGTCGGGTGGTGACGTAATCCGCGTGGTTCAGGCTTTGATCGCGGCGAACAAGGCGAACATCAAGCTCGACTTTAAGCAGGCTGCGGCGATTGACCTTGCCGGTCGTAACGTTCTGGAAGCGGTTCAGATGTCGGTGAACCCGAAGGTGATTGAAACGCCGCGTGTGAGCGCTGTGGCTTTGGACGGTATTCAGCTGCATGCGGTGACCCGTATTACAGTGCGCGCAAGCATTCAGAAGCTCGTCGGCGGTGCTGGCGAAGAAACGGTTGTGGCTCGTGTAGGTGAAGGCATAGTGTCTTCGATCGGCGGTGCCGCAAGTCATAAGGATGTGCTTGAAAATCCGAACATGATTTCTCGTAAGGTTTTGGAATCGGGTCTGGATGCAGGAACCGCTTTTGAAATTCTATCGATCGATATTGCAGATGTGGATGTCGGTCAGAACATCGGTGCACGCCTTGAAACGGACCGTGCTGAAGCCGATAAGAAGATTGCCCAGGCGAAGGCAGAAGAACGTCGTGCCATGGCTTACGCTGCCGAACAGGAAATGAAGGCGAAGGTCATGGAAATGCGTGCGAAGCTCGTCGAAAGCGAAGCCCAGGTTCCGATGGCCATGTCGGACGCTCTTCGCAATGGACGCCTTGGCGTGATGGACTATTACAACATGAAGAACATCCAGGCCGATACGCAAATGCGTTCCCAGCTCGGCGGTGTTGATGCCCAGCCGAATCAGCCGAATGCCTAATTCAAACTCTTTGGAATTCTCATGGAAAATCTGGTTGGAATTTTGATTACCTTTGCGATTATCGCTTATTCTGCGCATCGCAAGGCGAAACAGCAACGGCAGAATCAGCTGCCGACTGAATCGTCGCGCAAAGCGTCTTGGGAATCAGAAGATACAGGTGAAGAATGGGAAGAAGATTCCGAAGAGAATTTGGAAGAACCAGAAGAATTTTCTCCGCAAACGCCGGATCCCTTGCAGGATCTGATTCGCAAGTTCAAAGAAGAACAGGCGAAGGCGATGCGTGGGGAAGTTTCTTCGGCTCCGGTTCCTCAAAAGAAAATCATCGAAGCGGAACAGAAAACGCTTTCGAACGAGATTCCTTCCGGACATCGGGAATTTGAACACAGGGCGAAGCACTTTGAGTCGACTCCGACTCCGAAGGCGCCTGCACATTCCTATGCTCCGAAAAAGGATTTTACCCAGGTTCCTGCTCACGAATTTGTAGAGGCAGAACCTGTCTTTACCGCAAAACCGAAATTTGTGGTTTCGCAGGATCCGAGTGCAGACGTTTCTTTCCACGAGATTTCTTTGGAACAGAAGGCTTCAAAGCGTGCACCGAACCTTAATCTGAATATAAAAGAAGCCCGCAAGGGATTCTTGTGGGCGAAGGTTTTGGACGATCCGCGTTTTAAGCGCCGTTCACCGTATCCGTTTACTCTGGATCGTTGGGCATAACCGCCCAGCAAATCAAGTAAGCGAGCAATGCCGTTCCAAACGAAATGAGCGTTGCTAAAATCCAACCGATTCGAACAATCGTCGCGTCTATGCCGAAGTATTCTGCAATACCGCCGCATACGCCGACGATTTTTTTATTGCTTTCGGAAAGAGTCAGTTTCTTCATCGTGAAATCTCCCAGCATTCGGGTTAATAAATCTTTTCAAAAATAATGTAGAAATTTAGCGCCGAAAAGCGTCTAGTATATGGAGCTTCTCTCATTCAACCATAGGAGTCAAAAATGAGAGTTACCCATTTAAAGCGAATTTTCCCCATTGTTACGTTGTCGATGCTTTCGGCTTTTGAATTTTGGGGCTGCACCCAGGGCGAAAACCCGGAGGTCTCTTCGGGGGAACTTTCCTCGGTGCATTTGGATGTTGCTGCAAAAAGCGTTCCGCTCTCGGATAGTATCGTGGTAGACTTTGTTGGCCCGGATACGATTCACACGGTTCTTTCGGAGGGAGAAAAAACTTTGGATCAGAGGCTTGATCCGGGTGACTGGAATTTTTATGCCAAGCATTATGCAAATGGAATGCTCGTGCAACAGGGCGAAGTTTCGGCGAACCTCGTGGCGGGGGAAAATGTTTCCCTTTCGATTGCGATGCATGCGGTTGCGGGATTCTTTTACGTGCGCATCCCGCTCGGTCTTGAAAATTCGATGGGGATTTCTTCGGGAACGTTGCAGGTTCGTGGTGAAGATTTTTCCAAGGATTACGCTTTTTTGGTAGGGGAAATCGAAGCGACTGCGGCGACGGAGATGCTTGTTCTTGGACAGGAATATGATGCGAAGATTCTTCTTTTTTCGGCGGAAGGGGATACTTTGTTTGAAATCGATTCCCAGGTGACGATCGACGGAGAAAACTTTGTGCTCGACTGGCAGTTGAACTCGTTGCACGCGAACGTTTCTCTTTCGATTTCAAACGATTCTATTCGTACGTTAACAGCGGTTGCGCATTTGCCATCCAAGCTTCGGGCTCCGCAAAAGGGAGACTTGCTGGTTACGGAATTCATGACGGAAGGCAAGGAAGAATTCGTGGAGTATTACAATGCAAGTCTTGATACGTTGAATCTGGAAGGCTGTTCCCTTTGGGCAACGAGCACCTCCTCGCTCAAGCAGATGACCGATTCCGCTTTTACGGCAAAGATCGCTCCGAACGCTTATCTGGTCTTTGGAAAGGATTCTCTGGAAGGCCGTGATGTAACGGTTCCGCTTGCGATGCCCGGAACTAAAGGTTCGATTGTTTTCCGCTGCGCTTCGGGAACGGTGGATTCTCTCTTTTATGCGAGCGCTAAAAATGTGGCAAGCGATTCGCTCCTGATTTCGGAGTTCCCGATTGATTCCAAGATGAGTGTGCAGTTGCCGCTTTTCAATTACAAGACGCGCGCCGAGGGAAGTTCTTGGTGCAATGGGGAATTCTCATTGCATGCGGCGGCAAATTGTGAAGGAATTTAGGACGGTTTGACGTTTACCGTTTGCGCCTTGGCGGTGGAGGTTCTGGGTAGTCATCCGGGCGACCGCGGTGACGCCTTCTGTAGTAAACTGGGGGCGGTGGAGCCGTGTAAACGTGAATGCTCCATTCTGCTCGCGGGTAAGGTCCACAGGCTGTGTTCCCTGCACTGCAAAGGTTGCACAGGGCTTGTGGACTGCAAACGGAAAGGCGTGGATCTCCGTAGAGGTCTGCGAAATCGCTGAAGCGGCTTTCATAGCAGGCGTGGCAAGCACGCTCCCATGTTCCGAACGAGCATAGATCGTATGCGGAAATATTGCAGGTGCATTCGCTGCCGTAACAGGTCGAGCAACGGTAAATCCCGTTGAAGTCGTAATAGCACCATCTTTCCGAATAGACGGTTTCGGCGGAGTCATCGCGAATCGTGACGCAGGACGACAAAAAAAGCGCCCACAAAAGGATTAGACTTTTGATGAGCGCTTTTTTCATGCGAACTTGACTTGTGAATGTTTTACAATGGGAATTAATACTCCGCTTCCGGCTTCAGATCGCGGTTCATCAAT
Coding sequences within it:
- a CDS encoding sugar transferase is translated as MLRGNKLELLLHLIGDYLAVMICFVIAFWVQFHSGWILDKFDPSKMISEYTRASFFLGAGWVFLFAVTGLYRSWLLLSRTLQVLHVARAVILGIVAILLGLFGSEFIGRLVAGQPLLGDYVYGSRFKWILLYGAGVFFLVASVRMTIAGFLRALLRKGYGANNLLVLGATEAGKKIALAFAKSPERGQKVVGFLDEHYQVMDHEFNGFPVLGKYSDLANLVKKYKVSGIVISHDSSSLQEITRVLTWVCDLPLHIYVIPGLYNVISGHYKTNLVHGFDLQELFAFNMPRWEVRVKRLMDVVVAAILLLCTFPISLLAALAIKLDSKGPIFYSQERVGLYGKRFMVHKFRTMRTDAEKNGAQWATKNDPRITRVGHFLRKTRIDELPQLLCVLRGDMSMVGPRPERAVFIEKLREQIPFYIGRLKMKPGLTGWAQVRHHYDTSLEDVQKKLEYDMYYYENMSLLLDFQILFRTIYVVLTGKGAQ
- the nadC gene encoding carboxylating nicotinate-nucleotide diphosphorylase, translating into MYGDNSKPVFPVEDALTMIRLALAEDVRTGDVTSAWTIPADQKQHARLIAKEDGVLAGLPIIELVFKELKAKAKVTLHKQDGDVVKKGDLIAELDGTTHELLTGERTLLNFIQQLSGVATVAHTFQEALKGGKTKVLDTRKTVPGFRTLQKYAVRVGGGSNHRMGLFDMVLVKDNHIAAAGGVLEALAVVKKHNTQNLMVEMEVENFDQLRALLNKGVDVIMLDNMSNETMAEALRIIKESGDKCLVEGSGNMTLERAKEIATLGLDFISVGALTHSVKALDISMRI
- a CDS encoding type III pantothenate kinase — its product is MKNAKKKPSIRKKAPYTFVVDVGNTHTVLGIYKGEKIEDHWRLTTRKETTSDEVLNRVGGLIRFSKIKLEEISFVGLSTVVPVLERPWVKALQKLLKKPVQVVNSNNCLDCPIAYLNPASLGADRLCNIISLRDRGYTDAIVIDMGTATTFDVMKDGGFEGGLIIPGISASMDVLTEKAARLKPVSIEWADRIVANNTDDAIRAGLLYGFIAELESLVQKIKNELGKKNVPVFATGGWGRMVLGHSDVIDTYDPYLTVNGVRLVAMYGNKAVEIDRDGDEE
- a CDS encoding UDP-glucuronic acid decarboxylase family protein; the encoded protein is MRCLVTGGAGFLGSHLCERLLDDGHEVICLDNYFTGRMSNVDHLRDNRRFELIRHDVTEPILLEVDRIFNLACPASPIHYQYNPVKTIKTSVMGAINMLGMAKRVHARILQASTSEVYGDPDVHPQTEDYWGNVNPIGIRSCYDEGKRVAETLFMDYHRQNRVDIRIVRIFNTYGPRMLANDGRVVSNFIVQALKGEDITIYGSGEQTRSFCYVSDLIEAIVRMMDQNDAIGPVNIGNPHEFTMLELAQKVIDLTGSKSKIVYLSLPGDDPKKRKPDISRAKKVLSNWEPVVQLEEGLRKTISYFEWTLK
- the floA gene encoding flotillin-like protein FloA (flotillin-like protein involved in membrane lipid rafts), giving the protein MSMIAAIALFIAAIVALVLLAFVANFFSLWLQALFSRASVSMFQLIGMRLRKVPPKVIVESRILSCKAGMPVDTNLLEAHYMSGGDVIRVVQALIAANKANIKLDFKQAAAIDLAGRNVLEAVQMSVNPKVIETPRVSAVALDGIQLHAVTRITVRASIQKLVGGAGEETVVARVGEGIVSSIGGAASHKDVLENPNMISRKVLESGLDAGTAFEILSIDIADVDVGQNIGARLETDRAEADKKIAQAKAEERRAMAYAAEQEMKAKVMEMRAKLVESEAQVPMAMSDALRNGRLGVMDYYNMKNIQADTQMRSQLGGVDAQPNQPNA
- a CDS encoding PspC domain-containing protein → MKKLTLSESNKKIVGVCGGIAEYFGIDATIVRIGWILATLISFGTALLAYLICWAVMPNDPE